One Deltaproteobacteria bacterium genomic window, AGCTCGTCAAAACGAATGAGGCCTTTGATTCGGTCCGGCAGGGGATGATCGACGGATATTCGGGCTCGCTCCTCTATTTTGCCGGTCTCGTGCCCGAGGTCAACTGTCAGTGGCTTCCCTTTAACTGGTCTGACCCGGAAGATGCCGTCAACGTCCTTGTAAACAAAGGCTACATGAAGGTCATGGCCGAAGCCGTGGCCAAACACGGCGTCACCTATCTGGCCCCCCTATCCGTGGCCACCATGGGGCTCATGACCAAATTCCCCATCCATAAACTGGAGGACCTGAAGGGGAAGAAAATACGGGCCGTGGGCATGGAGGCACAGATCGTGAAGGCCCTGGGGGCCTCGGCCGTGGCCATTGCAGGGGCTGAACAATACATGGCCCTTCAGCGGGGCACGGTGGACGGGACCGATTACCCCTGGTATACCATCGAGAAATACAAATTCTACGAGGTCCTGGATTATATCACCGCACCGGCCCTTCACACCCCCGGGGTCATCGAGATCGTCATCAATCAGAAGACGTTCCAAGCCCTCACCCCGGATCAGCAGGCCGCAGTCAGGAAAGCGGCCATGGCCGCCATGGAGCGGAGCTTTAAAATGACCCCCCAATTCGACCAGGAGGCCGTCGATGCCGCTGCCAAGCGGGGCGTAGAGATCATCACCCTGTCCAAAGAGGAGTTGGCGCGGTTCCGCCAGGCCGTCAAGCCCCTCTGGGACGAAGAGGCCAAAAAATCGGAATATTCGGCCAAGCTGGTAACGATTCTGAGGGAAAATCTTGCGTCCAAGGGCGCTCAGTAAACACTGACATTTTCCATAAGATCGCGCGGGGTCTTTCAAAAGACCCCGCATCCGATAAGGAGGCCCATGCAGGCATTCATTCGTTTTGTAGATAAAATGAATCTGGTGCTCGGAAATGGGGCGGCCCCTTTGACCCTGGTGATTACGCTCCTTGTCCTCCTGGAGGTGACGGCCCGGTATCTGTTCAACCGGCCGACCACCTGGGCCAATGAGGTCAACCAGTATCTCCTCTGCGCCCTGGTCATGTTCGGCGGCGGCTACACCCTGAGCAAGTACGGCCACACCAAGGTGGATATCCTTCATGTGTGGTTTTCCAAGAGGGTTCAGGCCTTGGTGGAAATCCTCATCGGGATCTGTGTTCTCATCATTACCGGTCCTATAATCTGGTATGGGGCGCTCCTGACCTTCGAGGCCATTGAGACCGGGCAGACCTCGGTATCCGCGGCCGAGCTGCTCCTGTGGCCGTCCATGGCCACGGTGCCCCTGGGGGCCCTGTTTCTGGGTCTGCAGGGACTCTCCAATGCCCTGCATGCGGCCATGGTCCTGACATCTCCGGATTCCATCACAGAAAAAGGGGGGCGTTCATGAGCATCGGTCTCTCATCCCTGATCATCTTCGGGTCCCTGGTCTTCCTCCTTTTGCTCGGC contains:
- the dctP gene encoding TRAP transporter substrate-binding protein DctP, producing the protein MKRFLVLLVCLVFSIVFLSATAMAKTLRIQCAYPQTAYAGQSTQFFADKVKELTKGEVEVKVFWPGQLVKTNEAFDSVRQGMIDGYSGSLLYFAGLVPEVNCQWLPFNWSDPEDAVNVLVNKGYMKVMAEAVAKHGVTYLAPLSVATMGLMTKFPIHKLEDLKGKKIRAVGMEAQIVKALGASAVAIAGAEQYMALQRGTVDGTDYPWYTIEKYKFYEVLDYITAPALHTPGVIEIVINQKTFQALTPDQQAAVRKAAMAAMERSFKMTPQFDQEAVDAAAKRGVEIITLSKEELARFRQAVKPLWDEEAKKSEYSAKLVTILRENLASKGAQ
- a CDS encoding TRAP transporter small permease subunit produces the protein MQAFIRFVDKMNLVLGNGAAPLTLVITLLVLLEVTARYLFNRPTTWANEVNQYLLCALVMFGGGYTLSKYGHTKVDILHVWFSKRVQALVEILIGICVLIITGPIIWYGALLTFEAIETGQTSVSAAELLLWPSMATVPLGALFLGLQGLSNALHAAMVLTSPDSITEKGGRS